From Pseudomonas sp. LS1212, the proteins below share one genomic window:
- the ampD gene encoding 1,6-anhydro-N-acetylmuramyl-L-alanine amidase AmpD, translated as MQLDSASGWCQGAHHCPSPNFNERPAGEISLLVIHNISLPPAQFATGKVQEFFQNRLDVTEHPYFEGIAQLRVSAHFLIERDGTLTQFVSCLERAWHAGVSRFDGREGCNDFSLGIELEGTDDLPFTDAQYRVLQALTRQLQAAYPAITLGRICGHSDIAPGRKTDPGPEFDWARYRAGLQDEEGAQ; from the coding sequence ATGCAGTTGGACTCCGCAAGCGGCTGGTGCCAAGGTGCGCACCATTGTCCCTCACCCAACTTCAATGAGCGCCCAGCGGGTGAAATCTCGCTGCTGGTGATTCACAACATCAGCCTGCCGCCCGCGCAGTTCGCCACGGGCAAGGTCCAGGAGTTCTTCCAGAATCGCCTGGATGTCACTGAACACCCCTATTTTGAGGGGATTGCGCAGCTGCGGGTGTCCGCGCATTTTCTGATCGAACGTGACGGCACGCTGACTCAGTTTGTCTCCTGTCTAGAGAGGGCGTGGCATGCCGGTGTGTCGCGCTTCGACGGGCGCGAGGGCTGCAATGACTTTTCCTTGGGCATCGAACTCGAAGGCACGGACGATCTGCCCTTCACCGACGCTCAGTATCGGGTCTTGCAGGCCCTGACGCGTCAGCTGCAGGCCGCTTATCCGGCCATTACGCTGGGTCGCATTTGCGGTCACAGCGATATTGCCCCGGGTCGCAAGACTGATCCAGGGCCGGAATTCGACTGGGCGCGTTACCGCGCCGGTCTTCAGGACGAAGAGGGCGCACAATGA
- a CDS encoding methyl-accepting chemotaxis protein has translation MKSVLYPAIALMNRLSFGMKFSLISIMFFLPMSVTNFYLVRDSWREFQGTRVELQSLDLLGSSLTLRRDLETLTNLVDINVVIGQSAKAGDLEAKIDGLEQSIASHIRGLNAVSTDEAQIQAFNAKRDEMLAALKTVQAETSLQSKSALTDKLLGHAQVFSKIIASQAGLSQDSDSVVRQLSELITSITPQVTQALGDGRAMGSYSLGQGFLNSAASNRFEDLQQKLDKLQADYGLKLQDALGSSPQAQAALGALAESSRATLKQGAELFEDQVVMADSLDAPWPGFYEQVSGLMDKTYQLNEATSGYLNEQLQQRLEQNRLQMVLLVVALALVFLLIVYLYGGFYASTRTTLRDLGAVMDKVAAGDMTVSFTAQSRDELGELGQVFNSTVQRIHDLIEQVGKTVVEVERQASQVHSVSAQSNQAVSGQRSQIEQVATAMNQMSATALEVARSAAAAVNSANSVNEETASGRGLVESQQGSIVQLAGEIDQSVLVINQLAADSQAISRVLEVIKSIAEQTNLLALNAAIEAARAGEQGRGFAVVADEVRTLAKRTQQSTEEIEQMISRLHGGVGAAVKAMGTSHQMAAGTVSQSEKVQQALENILGAVGMIVDQNQQIAAAVEQQTAVAHDIDQNIVEINRAGERTAQGANQTEDASRQLSSQVVVLKQLIGAFRV, from the coding sequence GTGAAGAGCGTGTTGTATCCGGCCATCGCGCTAATGAATCGCCTGAGCTTCGGCATGAAGTTCAGCCTGATCAGTATCATGTTTTTCCTGCCCATGTCGGTCACCAACTTCTATCTGGTCAGGGATTCATGGCGTGAATTCCAGGGCACCCGGGTCGAACTGCAAAGCCTCGACCTGCTGGGCAGCAGCCTGACATTGCGCCGTGACCTGGAAACCCTGACCAACCTGGTCGACATCAATGTCGTGATCGGGCAATCGGCCAAGGCCGGTGACCTGGAAGCGAAAATCGACGGTCTCGAGCAGAGTATCGCCAGCCACATCCGAGGCCTGAACGCAGTCAGTACCGACGAAGCGCAGATCCAGGCGTTCAATGCCAAGCGCGATGAAATGCTCGCAGCCCTCAAGACGGTACAGGCCGAGACATCCCTGCAAAGTAAAAGCGCCTTGACTGACAAGTTGCTCGGACATGCGCAGGTGTTCAGCAAGATCATCGCCAGCCAGGCGGGCTTGAGCCAGGACAGCGACAGCGTCGTGCGCCAGCTCAGCGAATTGATCACCAGCATCACGCCGCAGGTTACCCAGGCCCTCGGCGATGGCCGGGCAATGGGCTCGTATTCCCTGGGCCAGGGTTTTCTCAACTCCGCCGCCAGCAACCGTTTTGAAGACTTGCAGCAAAAACTGGATAAGCTGCAGGCCGACTATGGTTTGAAACTTCAGGATGCACTGGGCTCCAGTCCTCAGGCGCAAGCGGCACTGGGGGCGCTTGCCGAAAGCAGCCGGGCCACCCTCAAGCAAGGTGCTGAGCTGTTCGAAGACCAGGTTGTCATGGCCGACTCCCTCGATGCACCGTGGCCAGGCTTTTATGAACAGGTCAGCGGCTTGATGGACAAGACCTACCAATTGAACGAGGCCACCTCGGGTTATCTCAATGAGCAGCTGCAGCAACGGCTGGAGCAGAACCGACTGCAAATGGTGCTGCTGGTGGTCGCCCTGGCCCTGGTTTTCCTGCTGATTGTCTATTTGTATGGCGGCTTCTATGCCTCTACCCGAACCACCTTGCGGGATTTGGGCGCGGTCATGGATAAAGTGGCGGCAGGGGACATGACCGTGAGCTTCACCGCCCAGAGTCGAGATGAGCTGGGTGAATTGGGGCAGGTGTTCAACAGCACCGTGCAGCGTATTCATGACTTGATCGAACAGGTCGGAAAGACCGTCGTTGAGGTTGAACGCCAGGCCAGTCAGGTGCATTCGGTCTCGGCCCAGAGCAACCAGGCGGTTTCCGGGCAGCGTAGCCAGATCGAACAGGTCGCCACGGCCATGAACCAGATGTCGGCCACGGCCCTGGAAGTGGCCCGCAGCGCTGCTGCAGCGGTCAACAGCGCCAACAGCGTCAATGAGGAGACCGCCAGCGGGCGTGGCCTGGTCGAGTCGCAGCAGGGCAGCATCGTGCAGCTGGCCGGCGAGATCGATCAGTCGGTGCTGGTGATCAACCAGCTGGCTGCCGACAGTCAGGCGATCAGTCGCGTGTTGGAAGTGATCAAGAGCATCGCCGAACAAACCAACCTGCTGGCGCTCAACGCCGCCATCGAGGCTGCTCGTGCCGGTGAGCAAGGCCGTGGTTTTGCCGTGGTTGCCGATGAAGTACGGACCCTGGCCAAGCGCACCCAACAATCGACCGAGGAAATCGAACAAATGATTTCCCGCCTCCACGGCGGCGTCGGCGCGGCAGTCAAGGCCATGGGCACCAGCCATCAGATGGCTGCGGGCACGGTCAGCCAGTCGGAGAAGGTGCAGCAGGCGCTGGAAAATATCCTCGGGGCGGTCGGCATGATCGTCGACCAGAACCAGCAGATTGCTGCCGCCGTCGAGCAGCAGACCGCCGTGGCCCACGATATCGACCAGAACATCGTCGAGATCAACCGGGCCGGGGAACGCACGGCACAGGGCGCCAATCAGACCGAGGATGCCAGTCGGCAGTTGTCATCACAGGTAGTGGTTCTGAAGCAGTTGATTGGTGCGTTCCGGGTTTGA
- a CDS encoding DUF1631 domain-containing protein, whose amino-acid sequence MQNDAKVVPLKVATDPAPNTPLARLPVALLQVRDIAVLQFRQGLQLLFDNADDTLFELADKARTSADQSLFLQAMRDLRLERKSIERGFIQLFNDAFVRIGQVAADELDIPRPPTFDRLTLVSNDELEQTVALDAMVAKVLARDGVALGQLTRRFNVLLGKPLDDHDNPLGPALLCDCFLRAGRSHGMDLKVKLIVLKLFENAVLRETGQLYGQANQLLGSLGVLPELKALPDRRAGVRSASRSPRPVSEAVAEPSSTQYEEGVQAVFTSLRALLSPARVGSNPGAPASLLTSHDLMRLLTHLQHSLPISSAPSDCDVRGQLEQLLAQLGTRSGMARRIGEVEDDVITLVSLLFKFIASDRNLPDSLKRPISRLQIPLLKVALLDKSLFSRGNHPARRLLNEMASAAIGLGGHEEYSHDGLCLRIEQIAQRLNDEFVDDPSIFSELLADFLAFSFEERRRSELLEQRTRDGEEGRAKAEQALLRVEHELNRRLHARILPQRVIGFIEAAWSKVLLLAWLKHGEASVQWQHGLSTLDDLIWSVEPHADAESRLRLLEVVPGLLKSLREGLAGSAFDPFATREFFSDLEALHVQAFECENEGGDAPTRSDSDIQQLAVVDEISLGTARPATLAWPRGQLADDDAALLQVDLLRPGVWVEIQEDAEHSLRCKLATLIEASGKYIFVNCAGLKVLEKTRMDLALEFHHGQIRVLDEALLFDRALTAVARNLRQHKDS is encoded by the coding sequence ATGCAAAACGACGCGAAAGTGGTGCCGTTGAAGGTGGCCACTGACCCGGCGCCGAACACGCCTCTCGCCCGCTTGCCTGTGGCGCTGCTGCAGGTGCGCGACATCGCTGTGTTGCAGTTCAGGCAAGGGCTGCAGCTATTGTTCGACAATGCCGACGACACCCTGTTCGAGTTGGCCGACAAAGCCCGCACCAGCGCTGACCAGTCCCTTTTCCTGCAAGCCATGCGCGACTTGCGCCTGGAGCGCAAAAGCATCGAGCGGGGGTTTATTCAGCTCTTCAACGATGCCTTCGTGCGCATTGGCCAAGTCGCTGCGGACGAGCTTGATATACCTCGGCCACCTACCTTCGACCGCCTCACGCTGGTTTCCAATGATGAGCTGGAGCAAACCGTTGCCCTGGATGCCATGGTCGCCAAGGTCCTGGCCCGCGACGGCGTTGCCCTGGGCCAGCTGACTCGCCGTTTCAATGTATTGCTCGGCAAGCCCCTCGATGATCATGACAATCCGCTTGGTCCGGCGCTGCTCTGCGACTGTTTCCTGCGAGCAGGGCGCAGCCATGGGATGGACCTCAAGGTCAAACTGATCGTGCTCAAGCTGTTTGAAAACGCTGTGTTGCGCGAGACCGGGCAACTCTATGGGCAAGCCAACCAGTTGCTTGGCAGCCTCGGCGTGTTGCCCGAGCTGAAGGCCCTGCCGGATCGGCGTGCAGGAGTGCGCAGCGCCAGTCGTTCGCCCCGTCCGGTCAGCGAGGCGGTGGCAGAGCCGTCCAGTACGCAATACGAGGAAGGTGTGCAGGCGGTCTTCACCTCTCTGCGGGCCCTGCTATCGCCCGCACGTGTGGGTTCGAATCCTGGCGCCCCGGCATCGCTGCTGACGAGCCATGACCTGATGCGGTTGCTCACGCACCTGCAACATAGCCTGCCGATCTCCAGTGCCCCTTCGGACTGCGACGTGCGCGGTCAGCTCGAGCAATTGCTGGCACAGTTAGGTACAAGAAGCGGTATGGCTCGCCGTATCGGTGAGGTCGAGGACGACGTGATCACGCTGGTCTCCCTGTTGTTCAAGTTCATTGCCAGTGATCGCAACCTGCCGGATTCGCTCAAGCGCCCGATCAGTCGTCTGCAGATTCCGCTGCTCAAGGTCGCACTGCTGGACAAGAGTTTATTCAGTCGTGGCAATCACCCGGCCAGGCGCCTGCTCAATGAAATGGCCAGCGCCGCTATCGGCCTCGGTGGCCACGAAGAGTATTCGCACGATGGCCTCTGCCTGCGCATCGAACAGATTGCGCAGCGGCTTAACGATGAGTTTGTCGATGACCCATCGATCTTTTCCGAGTTGTTGGCCGATTTTCTCGCGTTCAGCTTCGAGGAGCGTCGCCGCAGCGAACTGCTCGAACAACGCACGCGCGATGGCGAGGAGGGGCGCGCGAAGGCCGAGCAGGCGTTGCTGCGAGTGGAGCACGAACTCAATCGACGTTTGCATGCCCGGATACTGCCACAGCGGGTCATCGGGTTTATCGAGGCGGCCTGGAGCAAGGTGTTGCTGCTTGCCTGGCTCAAGCATGGCGAGGCGTCCGTGCAGTGGCAGCATGGCTTGAGTACCCTGGATGATTTGATCTGGAGTGTCGAACCCCATGCTGACGCCGAATCTCGCTTGCGGCTGCTCGAGGTGGTGCCGGGCCTGTTGAAGTCCCTGCGCGAAGGCTTGGCCGGTTCGGCCTTCGACCCTTTCGCCACCCGTGAGTTTTTCAGCGACCTGGAGGCCCTGCACGTACAGGCCTTCGAGTGCGAAAACGAGGGGGGCGATGCGCCGACCCGGAGTGACAGCGATATCCAGCAGCTGGCAGTGGTCGATGAGATTTCCCTGGGCACGGCCAGGCCGGCAACTTTGGCCTGGCCCCGGGGGCAACTGGCCGACGATGATGCCGCACTGTTACAGGTCGACCTGTTGCGCCCCGGTGTTTGGGTCGAAATCCAGGAAGATGCGGAACACAGCCTGCGCTGCAAGCTGGCGACCCTCATCGAGGCCTCTGGCAAGTACATCTTCGTCAACTGCGCAGGGCTCAAGGTTCTCGAGAAAACCCGCATGGACCTGGCGCTCGAATTTCATCACGGGCAGATCCGGGTGCTCGATGAGGCATTGTTGTTCGACCGGGCGCTGACTGCGGTGGCCAGAAACCTGCGCCAGCACAAGGACTCGTAA
- the ampE gene encoding regulatory signaling modulator protein AmpE: MSFLVLLLVLWVEKFSALRHRIQHDGFYLRELARLERSQQLTGHPWWVLLVMVVLPVAVLALLLRVLDPVAYGLLAFPIHLVVVIYSLGRGDFKAALGPFRDAWRRGDDQAAIHVAERDLKLNADSAGELFERVQGHLLWQAYQSFFAVIFWYFLLGPAAALCYRFLALVAENGHNRAVVERAEQLRHAFDWLPVRLLAASFALVGNFMAVSRVLLHELLNWHISAARLIENVGRVAGEVSGPLTGAEGIASLDSLWELLLRSAVLWYACFAIWTVLG, translated from the coding sequence ATGAGTTTTCTGGTGTTGCTGCTGGTGCTGTGGGTGGAGAAGTTCTCGGCCCTGCGCCACCGTATCCAGCATGACGGGTTCTACTTGCGCGAACTGGCCAGGCTTGAACGCAGCCAGCAACTGACAGGGCACCCGTGGTGGGTGCTGCTGGTCATGGTCGTACTGCCGGTCGCCGTGCTGGCGCTGTTGCTGCGTGTTCTGGATCCAGTGGCCTATGGCTTGCTGGCCTTTCCGATTCACCTGGTGGTGGTGATCTACAGTCTGGGCCGGGGAGACTTCAAGGCGGCCCTGGGGCCGTTTCGCGATGCCTGGCGGCGGGGCGATGACCAGGCAGCGATCCATGTCGCCGAACGTGACCTCAAGCTTAACGCCGATAGTGCCGGGGAGTTGTTCGAGCGCGTCCAGGGGCACCTGTTGTGGCAGGCCTACCAGAGCTTCTTTGCGGTGATTTTCTGGTACTTCCTGCTCGGGCCGGCGGCGGCGCTGTGCTATCGGTTCCTGGCGCTGGTGGCCGAAAACGGTCACAACCGGGCCGTGGTGGAGCGCGCCGAGCAACTTCGCCATGCATTCGATTGGCTGCCCGTGCGTCTGCTCGCGGCCAGCTTCGCCCTGGTCGGCAACTTCATGGCCGTCAGCCGGGTGCTGCTGCATGAGTTGCTGAACTGGCATATCAGCGCGGCACGGTTGATCGAGAACGTCGGCCGGGTTGCCGGTGAGGTGTCCGGACCGCTGACCGGCGCCGAAGGTATTGCCAGCCTGGACAGCCTCTGGGAGCTGCTGCTGCGTTCGGCGGTGCTCTGGTACGCCTGTTTTGCCATCTGGACCGTGCTGGGCTGA